From the Streptococcus sp. 29887 genome, one window contains:
- a CDS encoding glycoside hydrolase family 3 protein, with protein MPRLVDLRKKPYCLNEEQIAWVENTLAHLTDEEKIGQLFVNLFFFGGDAFSGNNLSNQELIKRYHIGGARYMNGSPEQVQGLINELQSYSKVPLLVAANCDSGGDGAVKGGTYISSGAQSEASRDPRIPYLAGLVSAREETALGVNVNFDPCVDIVQNWRNTIVNTRAYGTNADDVIAYTSAYLEGLTAERDVIQCIKHFPGDGTEERDQHLVLGVNELSPEEWDKSFGRVYRHHIEAGVEMIMAGHIALPYYQKELNPSLMDEDILPATLAPELIQDLLKEKLEFNGLVITDASHMLGMTAAMRREDYVPAAIAAGCDMFLFFNNLEEDFEFMLNGYRKGVITEERLHDALRRILGLKAKLNLHIKQAEGTLLKSADELAIIGCEEHLAWQREAADKAITLLKDTQKNLPISPETHRRIRLYYLEGEKEGIMAASTEVVDNLKAALEARGYEVTVNDGTTRIKGKTLQYREEVDLALTVANVIGYGAQNNYRIQWKTAMSNEVPWYVHEVPTIFVSLNYTTHLHDVTMVKTAVNAYHHNKNTIESLLDKLEGKDDFYGVPNENVWANKWQAKL; from the coding sequence ATGCCTAGATTGGTTGATTTGCGGAAGAAACCCTATTGTTTGAATGAAGAGCAGATTGCTTGGGTAGAAAACACCTTGGCTCATCTGACAGATGAGGAAAAAATCGGTCAACTGTTTGTCAATCTATTCTTCTTCGGAGGGGATGCCTTTAGTGGAAATAATCTGAGTAATCAGGAATTGATAAAACGATACCACATAGGTGGCGCCCGTTATATGAATGGCAGTCCAGAACAGGTACAAGGACTGATTAACGAGTTGCAAAGCTATTCAAAAGTACCTCTCTTGGTTGCGGCGAACTGTGACTCAGGTGGAGATGGAGCTGTGAAAGGAGGGACCTATATTTCTTCAGGCGCTCAATCTGAAGCCAGTCGGGATCCTCGTATTCCCTACCTAGCAGGTCTCGTATCTGCGCGCGAGGAGACTGCATTAGGTGTAAATGTCAACTTTGATCCTTGCGTGGATATTGTTCAGAACTGGCGCAATACCATTGTCAATACCAGAGCCTACGGCACAAATGCGGATGATGTTATTGCTTATACCAGTGCCTATCTAGAAGGATTGACTGCTGAAAGAGATGTTATTCAATGTATCAAGCATTTCCCAGGAGATGGTACAGAAGAACGTGATCAGCACCTAGTCCTCGGTGTCAATGAACTCTCTCCAGAAGAATGGGACAAGAGTTTTGGTCGTGTCTATCGTCATCATATTGAAGCTGGTGTTGAGATGATTATGGCGGGTCATATAGCCTTGCCATATTACCAGAAAGAACTGAATCCAAGTTTGATGGACGAAGACATTTTGCCTGCAACCCTGGCTCCCGAATTGATCCAAGATTTATTGAAAGAAAAACTGGAATTCAATGGCTTGGTCATAACAGATGCCAGCCACATGTTGGGTATGACAGCAGCCATGCGTCGTGAAGACTATGTCCCAGCAGCTATTGCTGCGGGTTGTGATATGTTCTTATTCTTCAATAACTTAGAAGAAGATTTTGAATTCATGCTCAATGGCTACCGCAAGGGAGTGATTACTGAGGAACGCCTTCATGATGCTCTCCGTCGCATTTTAGGTCTGAAAGCCAAACTCAATCTGCATATCAAGCAAGCGGAAGGAACCTTGCTAAAATCAGCTGATGAATTGGCTATTATCGGCTGTGAAGAACACTTGGCTTGGCAACGTGAAGCAGCAGATAAAGCAATTACGTTGTTGAAGGATACCCAGAAAAATCTTCCAATTAGTCCAGAAACCCATCGCAGAATCCGTTTGTATTACTTAGAAGGTGAAAAAGAAGGCATTATGGCGGCAAGTACAGAAGTGGTTGATAACCTTAAAGCTGCCTTGGAAGCGCGTGGTTATGAAGTGACTGTCAATGATGGTACGACTCGAATCAAAGGTAAAACGCTGCAATACCGAGAAGAAGTTGATTTAGCCTTGACTGTTGCCAATGTCATTGGATATGGAGCGCAGAATAATTACCGCATCCAGTGGAAAACGGCCATGTCCAATGAAGTTCCTTGGTATGTACATGAAGTTCCAACCATTTTCGTTTCACTAAACTATACAACTCACCTTCACGATGTTACCATGGTCAAAACTGCTGTCAATGCCTACCATCATAATAAAAACACGATTGAATCCCTCCTTGATAAATTAGAAGGAAAAGATGACTTCTATGGTGTGCCAAATGAGAATGTTTGGGCCAATAAATGGCAGGCAAAACTATAA
- a CDS encoding glycoside hydrolase family 3 protein, translating to MTHLVDLQKNPYNLDEEAISWIEETIAQMTLDEKIGHLFVNMGSQRTEEYLTGVLNDYKIAAVRYNPGPAADIWEQNYILQTKSKIPLLIAANTESGGNGAVTDGTKIGDEIKIAATAEPRYAYEMGKVAGLEAAAVGCNASFAPIMDLSRNWRNPIIANRTWGANVDQVIELSKEYMRGIMEHGIVPFAKHFPGDGIDERDHHLSFASNPMTKSEWMETFGRIYGEMADAGLPGIMAGHIHLPNVEKEMHPERELDDMLPASLNKTLLDELLRGELGYNGAIVTDASHMIGMTASMSRRELLPTAIEAGCDLFLFFNDPEEDLQWMKEGLENGLLSEERLHDALRRTLGLKAKLGLHLFEGRRQEIMLPKEEALALIGRDEAKQLAKEIADKAITLVKAKQEGIFPVNSERYKRILLVEVDGYKGGFGAMINAGKKRAADTLKELLEARGHQVSIWENTEARIAKLPEEERPAAIANVYASKRPIAEITDNYDLIINLVDVNSGGTTQRIIWPAAKGTPDQPFYVHEIPTIVVSVQHPFALADMPQVATYINAYDGLPVTLEALVAKLAGESAFTGVSPVDAYCGLLDTRIWRGK from the coding sequence ATGACACATTTAGTAGATTTACAGAAGAATCCTTACAATCTTGACGAAGAGGCTATTTCTTGGATTGAAGAAACCATTGCTCAGATGACTTTGGATGAAAAAATCGGTCACCTCTTTGTCAACATGGGGAGCCAGCGGACGGAAGAATATCTGACTGGAGTATTAAATGATTATAAGATTGCTGCTGTTCGTTATAATCCTGGACCTGCTGCAGATATTTGGGAGCAAAACTATATTTTGCAGACCAAGTCTAAGATTCCCCTTTTGATTGCAGCCAATACCGAATCTGGTGGGAATGGCGCTGTTACGGACGGAACGAAAATTGGGGATGAAATCAAGATTGCTGCGACAGCCGAACCTCGCTATGCTTATGAAATGGGGAAAGTTGCAGGACTTGAAGCAGCTGCGGTAGGCTGCAATGCCTCCTTTGCACCGATTATGGACCTCAGCCGTAATTGGCGAAATCCAATCATTGCAAACCGAACTTGGGGAGCTAATGTAGACCAAGTCATTGAATTATCCAAAGAATACATGCGAGGCATTATGGAACATGGCATTGTACCGTTTGCTAAGCATTTTCCTGGAGATGGTATAGATGAACGTGACCATCATCTCTCTTTTGCTTCGAATCCCATGACCAAGTCTGAATGGATGGAAACATTTGGACGGATTTACGGTGAGATGGCTGACGCAGGTCTTCCAGGTATCATGGCTGGACATATTCATTTGCCAAATGTTGAGAAAGAAATGCACCCAGAACGTGAATTGGATGACATGTTACCAGCTTCGCTGAATAAAACCCTCTTGGATGAATTGCTTCGTGGAGAGTTAGGTTACAATGGAGCCATCGTCACGGATGCCAGTCACATGATCGGTATGACTGCTTCTATGTCCCGTCGTGAGCTATTGCCTACAGCTATTGAGGCAGGTTGTGATCTTTTCCTTTTCTTCAACGATCCAGAAGAAGATTTGCAATGGATGAAAGAAGGATTGGAAAATGGTCTGCTTTCTGAGGAACGCCTCCATGATGCCCTTCGTCGTACCTTGGGCTTGAAAGCTAAACTTGGTCTTCACTTGTTTGAAGGTCGTCGTCAGGAAATCATGTTGCCAAAAGAAGAAGCACTGGCTTTGATTGGTAGAGATGAGGCAAAACAGCTTGCAAAAGAAATAGCTGACAAGGCGATTACCTTGGTAAAAGCCAAACAAGAAGGAATTTTCCCAGTCAATTCAGAACGCTACAAACGGATTTTATTGGTCGAAGTGGATGGCTATAAGGGTGGTTTTGGCGCCATGATCAATGCTGGCAAGAAGAGAGCAGCCGATACGCTGAAAGAACTATTAGAAGCTCGGGGACACCAAGTATCCATCTGGGAAAACACAGAAGCACGGATTGCCAAATTGCCAGAAGAAGAAAGACCGGCAGCGATTGCAAATGTCTATGCTTCCAAGCGTCCAATTGCCGAAATCACAGATAACTATGATTTGATTATCAATTTAGTCGATGTCAACTCAGGAGGAACAACTCAGCGGATTATTTGGCCAGCTGCCAAGGGAACACCAGACCAGCCTTTCTATGTTCACGAAATTCCAACCATTGTTGTTTCAGTTCAGCACCCATTTGCACTTGCAGATATGCCACAGGTTGCAACCTATATCAATGCCTACGATGGCTTGCCTGTCACTTTAGAAGCCTTGGTTGCTAAACTAGCAGGAGAGTCAGCCTTTACAGGAGTATCGCCTGTTGATGCCTACTGTGGTTTGCTAGATACACGTATTTGGCGCGGAAAATAA
- a CDS encoding HAD family hydrolase produces MMKTDYVFCVDSDGCAMDTMTYKHKLFFGPLAAEVFGVEDKEPFLTEWNRVNLYSRERGINRFVGLVKGLEFAGVTGIDNLKNWVATTFSLSNASLERLIEEQPSKDLELALEWSNQVNQAIKHYSGPVLAFIGVHKGLEKLSQLGKVYVVSSANKEAVEEEWTDQRLMDFVTELYCQDRGKKEDVIKLLIEEGYCPDKIMMIGDSPGDLKAAELNNVHFYPILVGQEMQSWADLTETIADDFVHQAFTGEKETELTQKFWNNLDD; encoded by the coding sequence ATGATGAAAACGGATTACGTATTTTGTGTGGACTCTGATGGCTGCGCCATGGACACCATGACCTACAAACATAAACTCTTTTTCGGCCCCTTGGCTGCGGAAGTTTTTGGTGTTGAAGATAAAGAACCATTTTTAACTGAATGGAACCGAGTCAATCTCTACTCACGAGAACGTGGCATTAACCGTTTTGTTGGCTTAGTAAAAGGCCTAGAATTTGCAGGTGTGACTGGTATAGACAACTTGAAAAATTGGGTTGCTACAACATTTTCTTTGTCAAATGCTTCTCTGGAAAGATTGATAGAGGAGCAGCCGTCAAAAGACTTGGAATTAGCTTTAGAATGGTCCAATCAAGTCAATCAAGCCATTAAGCATTATAGCGGTCCTGTTTTAGCCTTCATCGGCGTTCACAAGGGCTTGGAAAAATTGAGCCAGTTAGGAAAAGTCTACGTGGTTTCTTCTGCTAATAAGGAAGCGGTAGAAGAAGAGTGGACAGACCAGAGGTTGATGGACTTTGTTACAGAATTGTACTGTCAAGACCGTGGCAAGAAAGAAGATGTCATCAAACTGTTAATAGAGGAAGGGTATTGTCCTGATAAGATTATGATGATTGGTGACTCGCCAGGTGATTTGAAGGCGGCGGAACTCAATAATGTCCACTTCTATCCTATTTTAGTAGGACAAGAGATGCAATCTTGGGCAGATTTGACAGAAACGATTGCAGATGACTTTGTTCATCAAGCATTCACAGGTGAGAAAGAAACAGAATTGACACAGAAATTTTGGAATAATTTAGACGACTAG
- a CDS encoding SDR family oxidoreductase — MSRVIEFKDKVVVITGAGGILCGYLAKEFAKAGAKVALLDLNEAAAQVFVDEIEAVGGVAKAYKSNVLSKENLEDVRQQVLADFGPVDILINGAGGNNPKATTDNEFHEIGLPAETKTFFDLDEAGINFVFNLNYLGTLLPTQVFAQDMIGRSGANIINISSMNAFTPLTKIPAYSGAKAAISNFTQWLAVHFSKVGIRCNAIAPGFLVTNQNRGLLFDESGQPTARANKILTNTPMGRFGEAEELVGGVFFLADENLASFVNGVVLPIDGGFSAYSGV, encoded by the coding sequence ATGTCACGTGTTATTGAATTTAAGGATAAGGTTGTTGTTATTACAGGAGCAGGTGGCATTCTCTGTGGCTATTTGGCAAAAGAATTTGCCAAGGCAGGTGCAAAGGTTGCGCTTTTAGACTTGAATGAGGCTGCGGCTCAGGTATTCGTTGATGAGATTGAAGCAGTAGGTGGTGTTGCAAAAGCTTACAAATCTAACGTTCTTTCTAAGGAAAATTTGGAAGATGTTCGCCAGCAAGTCCTAGCAGATTTTGGCCCTGTAGATATTTTAATCAATGGTGCTGGAGGCAATAATCCAAAAGCGACAACGGACAATGAATTCCATGAGATTGGTCTGCCAGCTGAGACCAAGACTTTCTTCGACTTGGATGAGGCAGGTATCAACTTTGTATTCAATTTGAATTATCTTGGAACCTTATTGCCAACACAGGTCTTTGCACAGGATATGATCGGTCGCTCGGGAGCAAATATTATCAATATTTCCAGCATGAATGCCTTTACTCCTTTGACAAAAATTCCAGCCTATTCAGGTGCCAAGGCTGCTATTAGTAATTTTACCCAATGGTTAGCAGTCCATTTTTCAAAAGTTGGCATCCGTTGTAATGCGATTGCGCCTGGATTCTTGGTTACCAACCAAAACCGTGGTTTGCTGTTTGACGAGTCGGGTCAACCGACCGCACGTGCCAACAAGATTTTGACCAATACACCAATGGGGCGGTTTGGTGAAGCGGAAGAGCTAGTCGGCGGAGTCTTCTTCTTGGCAGACGAGAATTTGGCAAGCTTTGTCAACGGTGTTGTTTTACCGATTGACGGTGGCTTCTCAGCCTATTCAGGAGTTTGA
- a CDS encoding mannonate dehydratase, producing MKMSFRWYGKKDPVTLEEIKAIPGMQGIVTAVYDVPVGQAWPLENILELKKMVEEAGLEITVIESIPVHEDIKQGKPNRDELIENYKTSIRNVGAAGIPVVCYNFMPVFDWTRSDLHHPLPDGSTSLAFLKSDLAGVDPVADDLNLPGWDSSYSKEEMKAIIENYRQNISEEDLWANLEYFIKAILPTAEEAGVKMAIHPDDPPYGIFGLPRIITGQEAVERFLNLYDSEHNGITMCVGSYASDPKNDVLAMMEYALKRNRINFMHTRNVTAGAWGFQETAHLSQAGDIDMNAVVKLLVDYDWAGALRPDHGRRIWGDQTKTPGYGLYDRALGATYFNGLYEANMRAAGKTPDFGITVKTVGNKES from the coding sequence ATGAAAATGTCATTTCGATGGTACGGGAAAAAAGATCCTGTGACACTGGAAGAGATTAAAGCAATCCCTGGTATGCAGGGAATCGTAACAGCAGTCTACGATGTACCAGTTGGTCAAGCTTGGCCCCTTGAAAACATTCTAGAGCTGAAAAAAATGGTAGAAGAGGCAGGACTTGAAATTACGGTTATTGAATCCATTCCTGTCCATGAAGACATCAAACAAGGGAAGCCAAATCGTGATGAGTTAATTGAAAACTATAAAACTTCCATCCGTAATGTAGGGGCTGCAGGTATTCCAGTTGTATGCTACAATTTCATGCCTGTGTTTGACTGGACCCGTTCAGACTTGCACCACCCACTTCCAGATGGTTCAACCTCTTTAGCTTTCCTAAAATCTGATTTAGCAGGTGTTGATCCTGTGGCGGATGATTTGAACTTACCAGGTTGGGATTCGTCCTATTCCAAGGAAGAAATGAAGGCGATTATTGAAAATTATCGTCAGAATATCTCTGAAGAAGATTTATGGGCGAATTTGGAGTATTTTATCAAAGCGATTCTACCAACGGCTGAGGAAGCTGGAGTCAAAATGGCCATTCACCCTGATGACCCTCCGTATGGAATTTTTGGATTGCCACGTATTATTACTGGTCAAGAAGCCGTTGAACGATTTTTGAATCTCTATGATTCAGAACACAATGGAATTACCATGTGTGTAGGATCCTATGCTTCTGATCCGAAAAATGATGTCCTTGCCATGATGGAATATGCTCTCAAACGCAATCGTATCAATTTTATGCATACGCGCAATGTGACGGCAGGTGCTTGGGGCTTCCAAGAAACTGCACATTTGTCACAAGCTGGTGACATTGATATGAATGCTGTTGTTAAATTATTGGTGGACTATGACTGGGCTGGAGCCTTACGTCCAGACCACGGCCGCCGTATCTGGGGAGATCAAACCAAGACACCTGGTTATGGTCTGTATGACCGAGCCCTTGGGGCAACCTACTTTAACGGTCTCTATGAAGCCAATATGCGAGCAGCAGGCAAGACACCAGATTTTGGAATTACAGTCAAAACAGTTGGAAATAAGGAGAGCTAA
- the uxaC gene encoding glucuronate isomerase — protein MSFNDKNFMLKNEPAKELYGKIAELPIYDFHCHLDPKEIFEDKVYEDIVDLWLGGDHYKWRLMRANGISEEEITGSASKLDKFKAWARTLERAFGNPLYHWSHLELRQVFGVEELLTEENAERLYYQLNAYLQEHQVSPRKLIADARVTFIGTTDHPLDSLEWHKRLAEDSTIDTVVAPTFRPDEAFIEHRNFNPFMKRLEEVTGVAVRDFASFVEALGQRVSYFAQHGCRASDISFTAISYEEASLEELDEILLARLAGKEAGQSSINKWQTAIFRELCRLYKKHGFVTQVHFGALRNNHTGLFEKLGADVGVDSIGDQTCLTVNLNRLLDNLVKENALPKMIWYNLNPSYNIALANTLANFQSNEEGRRSQLQFGAGWWFNDTKLGMIDQMNAYAEQGMLANFVGMLTDSRSFLSYQRHDYFRRILATYVGQWIVDEEVPEDYNRLGQFVEAISYYNAKEFFEQ, from the coding sequence ATGAGTTTTAATGACAAAAACTTTATGCTAAAAAACGAGCCTGCTAAGGAGCTTTACGGAAAAATAGCAGAGCTTCCTATCTATGATTTCCATTGTCACTTGGATCCTAAGGAAATTTTTGAAGATAAGGTTTATGAAGATATTGTTGATCTGTGGCTGGGGGGTGACCATTATAAGTGGCGCTTGATGCGGGCTAATGGTATCTCAGAAGAAGAAATCACAGGTTCAGCAAGTAAACTAGATAAGTTTAAAGCCTGGGCAAGGACCTTGGAACGGGCTTTCGGAAACCCTCTCTATCATTGGAGTCATTTGGAATTGCGACAGGTTTTCGGTGTTGAGGAATTGTTGACCGAAGAAAATGCCGAGCGACTCTATTATCAGCTCAATGCTTATTTGCAAGAACATCAAGTTAGTCCACGTAAGTTGATTGCGGATGCTAGGGTGACCTTTATTGGGACAACTGACCATCCACTAGATAGCTTGGAATGGCATAAGCGTCTGGCTGAGGACTCGACCATAGATACTGTAGTGGCACCGACTTTCCGCCCAGATGAAGCCTTTATCGAGCATCGAAATTTCAATCCATTTATGAAACGCTTGGAGGAAGTAACAGGGGTAGCAGTAAGAGACTTTGCAAGTTTTGTAGAGGCACTAGGTCAGCGTGTTTCCTATTTTGCTCAACACGGTTGCCGAGCAAGTGACATTAGTTTTACGGCTATTTCATATGAAGAAGCAAGCCTTGAAGAGTTGGATGAAATTTTACTAGCACGACTTGCAGGTAAAGAAGCTGGTCAATCCAGTATCAATAAATGGCAGACTGCTATCTTTAGAGAATTGTGCCGATTGTACAAGAAACATGGCTTTGTGACACAAGTTCACTTTGGTGCCTTACGGAACAACCATACCGGACTGTTTGAAAAACTTGGAGCAGATGTAGGTGTGGATTCGATTGGAGACCAGACATGTCTGACTGTGAATTTGAATCGTTTGTTAGATAACTTGGTCAAGGAAAATGCCCTTCCAAAAATGATTTGGTACAATCTCAATCCAAGTTACAACATTGCTCTGGCCAATACTTTGGCGAATTTCCAGTCCAATGAGGAAGGGCGCCGTAGTCAGCTACAATTTGGTGCTGGTTGGTGGTTCAATGATACCAAGTTGGGCATGATTGACCAGATGAATGCCTATGCAGAACAGGGCATGCTTGCCAATTTCGTTGGTATGTTGACAGATTCGCGTAGCTTTTTATCTTATCAACGGCATGATTATTTCAGACGCATTTTAGCGACCTATGTTGGTCAATGGATAGTTGATGAGGAAGTGCCAGAAGATTACAATCGTTTAGGCCAGTTTGTAGAAGCCATATCCTATTACAATGCCAAAGAATTTTTTGAACAATAA
- a CDS encoding bifunctional 4-hydroxy-2-oxoglutarate aldolase/2-dehydro-3-deoxy-phosphogluconate aldolase — protein sequence MLRQLKENYFFAVIRGKDENDAKEIARHAILGGIRNIEITFSTPNAATVIKELQEEFSDDSSVVIGAGTVMNVSLAQEAIDAGASFLVSPHFDREIQDLAQEAEVLYFPGCATATEIVTASQAGCPIIKLFPGGVLGPGFIKDIHGPVPQVDLMPSGGVSVDNVADWKKAGACAVGVGSALASRVQAEGYESVTTIARSFVAALEG from the coding sequence ATGTTAAGACAATTAAAAGAAAATTATTTTTTTGCAGTGATTCGCGGAAAAGATGAAAACGATGCGAAAGAAATCGCTCGCCATGCGATTTTGGGAGGTATTCGAAATATTGAGATTACATTTTCGACTCCAAATGCAGCGACAGTTATCAAAGAATTACAGGAAGAGTTCTCAGACGATTCTTCCGTAGTCATTGGTGCAGGAACTGTAATGAATGTATCTCTCGCACAAGAGGCCATTGATGCTGGTGCTAGTTTCCTGGTTAGTCCCCATTTTGATAGGGAAATTCAAGACTTGGCACAAGAGGCTGAGGTGCTCTATTTCCCAGGCTGTGCAACTGCAACAGAGATTGTCACAGCCAGTCAAGCGGGATGTCCTATTATCAAGCTTTTCCCTGGTGGCGTGTTGGGGCCTGGATTTATCAAGGATATTCACGGCCCGGTGCCTCAAGTGGATTTGATGCCTTCAGGTGGCGTATCAGTTGATAATGTTGCAGATTGGAAAAAAGCCGGTGCTTGTGCTGTTGGAGTCGGTTCGGCTCTGGCAAGTCGAGTGCAGGCTGAAGGCTATGAAAGTGTAACGACAATTGCTCGCAGTTTTGTTGCAGCTTTGGAGGGATGA
- a CDS encoding FadR/GntR family transcriptional regulator: MAKPLVEKASERLLELILERGYEVGDKLPNEYELAQDLEVGRSTVREAVRSLATRNILEVRQGSGTYISSKKGVSEDPLGFSLVRDRVKLTTDLFEVRYLLEPRIAERVAQFASDEDIARLEEIVLAIEEAVAAGDSKHLELDVEFHCMLAEMSGNLAMTSLMPVINQSIHLINENYSNRQMKSDSLQAHRNILMAIKQRHPVAAYDSMLAHIIAVRQVVLSEWFDKDMTMHGLNDHK; encoded by the coding sequence ATGGCGAAACCCTTGGTAGAAAAAGCATCAGAACGCTTATTGGAATTGATTTTGGAAAGAGGATATGAAGTTGGTGACAAGCTTCCAAATGAGTATGAATTGGCCCAAGATTTAGAAGTTGGCCGTTCGACTGTTCGTGAAGCTGTTCGGAGTTTGGCTACTCGAAATATTCTGGAAGTGCGCCAAGGGTCGGGAACCTATATCAGCTCTAAAAAGGGAGTATCAGAGGATCCTTTAGGTTTTTCTTTGGTCAGAGACCGTGTGAAGTTGACGACAGATTTGTTTGAAGTGCGGTATTTGCTTGAACCGAGAATTGCGGAGCGTGTCGCTCAGTTTGCTTCAGATGAAGATATTGCTCGACTAGAAGAAATTGTCCTTGCTATTGAAGAGGCGGTAGCTGCTGGAGATTCGAAGCATCTGGAATTGGATGTAGAATTCCACTGTATGTTAGCTGAGATGAGTGGGAATCTGGCTATGACAAGTCTCATGCCTGTCATTAATCAATCTATTCATCTGATCAATGAAAATTATTCAAATCGTCAGATGAAATCGGATAGTTTACAGGCCCATAGGAATATCTTAATGGCTATCAAACAACGCCATCCTGTTGCGGCCTATGATAGCATGCTAGCACATATTATAGCAGTAAGACAGGTTGTGTTAAGTGAATGGTTCGATAAAGATATGACCATGCATGGTCTCAATGATCATAAATAG
- the uidA gene encoding beta-glucuronidase, with protein MLYPIQTKTRSVYSLNGIWKFKQGNNDVHTLLDTDEVMVVPSSFNDLVVDKAKRRFVGDNWYELTVALPVVSADEELVVRFGSVTHQAKVYADGQLIGEHKGGFTPFECLIPSNLYDADQFRLTVCANNELNYTTLPVGNYSEEVDENGQVVKTVKENFDFFNYAGIQRTVHLYKRPQNRIEDIVIRTELNQDLTQAEVNVDVKTVGQYDSIRMSILDQEGQEVGLLENGQMVIEHPRLWEVLDAYLYTAKVELVDGENLLDTYSEQFGIRSVAVENGQFFINGKPFYFKGFGKHEDTFINGRGFNEAANLMDLNLLKDIGANSFRTSHYPYSEEMMRLADRLGIVVLDEVPAVGLFQQFNAALNLTGDSEEVKSTWEVMQTKEAHELVIDELIARDKNHPSVVMWVVANEPAGHEKGARAYFEPLIQRMRDRDPSKRPVTLVNIMTATPDKDEVMDLVDVVCLNRYYGWYVAHGDLKTAEKGLRKELETWQELYPDKPILITEYGADTLPGLHSMWDIPYTEEFQVDYYDMNHRVFDSIPNLVGEQVWNFADFETTVGIIRIQGNHKGLFSRNRQPKQIVREIKKRWTAIPNYHYKRK; from the coding sequence ATGTTGTATCCGATACAAACAAAAACACGCTCAGTCTATTCTTTAAATGGAATATGGAAATTTAAGCAAGGGAACAATGATGTTCATACTCTGTTAGATACAGATGAAGTAATGGTTGTACCGAGTTCTTTCAATGATCTTGTTGTCGATAAAGCAAAGCGTCGTTTTGTCGGTGATAATTGGTATGAACTCACGGTGGCTCTTCCTGTCGTATCAGCTGATGAAGAGTTGGTTGTGCGTTTTGGTTCGGTGACGCATCAGGCAAAAGTCTATGCAGATGGTCAGCTAATCGGGGAGCACAAGGGTGGTTTCACACCTTTTGAATGCTTGATTCCCTCAAACTTATACGATGCTGACCAATTCCGTTTGACAGTCTGTGCCAATAATGAGTTGAATTACACAACCCTTCCAGTAGGGAATTATAGTGAAGAAGTGGATGAGAATGGTCAAGTTGTGAAGACAGTCAAGGAAAATTTTGACTTTTTCAACTATGCTGGTATTCAGAGAACCGTACATCTCTATAAACGTCCCCAAAATAGGATTGAAGATATTGTTATTCGGACGGAGCTAAATCAAGATTTGACTCAGGCGGAAGTGAATGTTGATGTGAAGACAGTTGGGCAGTACGATTCCATCCGTATGTCTATTTTAGATCAAGAGGGACAGGAAGTAGGTCTTCTTGAAAATGGACAAATGGTCATTGAACATCCACGCCTTTGGGAGGTCTTGGATGCCTATCTCTATACTGCTAAAGTTGAATTAGTTGACGGAGAAAACTTGCTCGATACCTACTCAGAACAATTTGGTATTCGTAGTGTAGCAGTTGAAAATGGGCAATTTTTCATCAACGGAAAACCTTTCTATTTCAAGGGATTTGGTAAACATGAAGATACCTTTATTAATGGTCGTGGTTTCAATGAAGCAGCCAATCTGATGGATTTGAATTTGCTTAAAGATATTGGAGCAAATTCCTTTAGGACATCCCATTATCCCTATTCTGAGGAAATGATGCGTTTGGCTGATCGTTTGGGAATTGTCGTCCTTGATGAAGTGCCAGCAGTTGGTCTGTTCCAACAGTTTAATGCTGCCTTGAATTTGACAGGGGATTCTGAAGAGGTAAAAAGCACCTGGGAAGTTATGCAAACCAAGGAGGCTCATGAGCTGGTGATTGATGAATTGATAGCGCGTGATAAGAACCACCCATCTGTAGTGATGTGGGTTGTCGCCAATGAGCCAGCAGGGCATGAAAAGGGAGCACGTGCTTACTTTGAACCTCTGATTCAGCGCATGAGGGACAGAGATCCTTCTAAGCGTCCTGTGACCTTGGTCAATATTATGACAGCAACGCCTGATAAGGATGAGGTTATGGATTTGGTCGATGTTGTCTGTCTCAATCGTTATTATGGCTGGTATGTTGCTCATGGTGACTTGAAGACCGCAGAGAAGGGACTTCGTAAGGAATTAGAGACCTGGCAAGAGCTTTATCCAGACAAGCCGATTTTGATTACAGAATATGGTGCAGACACCTTGCCGGGCCTACATTCGATGTGGGATATTCCTTATACTGAGGAATTTCAGGTGGATTACTACGATATGAACCATCGCGTTTTTGACTCTATTCCGAATTTAGTGGGTGAACAAGTCTGGAATTTTGCAGATTTTGAAACTACAGTTGGTATCATTCGCATTCAAGGAAATCACAAAGGATTGTTCTCGAGAAATCGACAACCCAAGCAAATTGTAAGAGAAATTAAGAAACGTTGGACTGCCATTCCGAACTACCATTATAAGAGGAAATGA